ACATTGCTGCACTGTAAGCAGTTAAGGCAGGGGAATGTGCCCCGTCTTTGAGTGTGAAGAAAGACCTGCTTGGGAATCAGGGTGCTAGGGCCAATGTCGGCCTTGACTAGCCTATCCTTGAGGTTCCTAGCTCGCTTAAACCATGACAAAAATGGCAATCTGAACTCTGCAATATTAGGGTAGCTTTTGGTTAGGATATTCCAGTGCCTCCGTATGGTCGACTGTACTAAGCCAGAGAAAGGGTGGAAAGTGGAGACAAATGGGATTCTTTTAGGATTATCCCTAGTTCTACTATTGGGCATATTGCGTTTAGCCTCCGTCAGTACCCCCTTAGGGTACCCCCTATCAGCAAACTTGTGTTCCATCTCGATAAGTCTGGTTTGTTTTAAATTTTCATCGGAGACAATCCTGTCAACCCTATGAAACTGCGATTTAGGGATAGAGTTCTTAATGGAGGGTGGGTGGCAGCTGGTGAAGAATAAAAGGCCATTGCGATCTGTCGGTTTTGTGTATAAATCGATAGCCAAGTGGCCCCCCCTCTCCTTGTAAATCAGAGTGTCCAAAAAGCTAATCCTGTGTGTGTCATGTTGTATCGAGAATTTTAATTCAGGCCAGATACCATTGATGTGTTGATCAAAGGACAGGAGCGATTCAATTGGGCCATCCCAGATGCAGAATATATCGTCTATATATCTCCGCCACACCATACAGTGACTAATAAATAGAGGATGATTATATACAAAATCCTGTTCGAAATTAGCCATATACGCTACAGCGTAAGGAGGCGCTACATTAGCGCCCATTGCGGTGCCTTGTTGCTGGGCATAGAAGGTGTCCTGGAACAAGAAATAATTTTCTTTGAGTTCCAGGCCCAATAGGTCGGCACAAAGATGACGGATTTTACTATCTATTTTGTTGTCATGTAAGAGTCTATCGGTAGCTGCTAAGCCTTTCTCGTGGACTATTGATGTATAAAGGCTGTTAACGTCCCAGGTTATCAGGAGGGAAGAAGGGGATATGGGGCCCAGAGATTTAATGACCTGAATGAAATCATTAGTATCCAATAGGAAAGAACGAGTGGTTTTAACTAGCGGTGTGAGAATTTTTTCCAATACCATAGACAAAGGTGACAAGACAGAGTCGGTAAGGGACACAATAGGCCGGCCTGGTGGTTTAATCAATCTCTTGTGTATTTTAGGCAGGACATAAAATATGGGGGTAATAGGATCCCTTTTAATGAGGAAATCTCTCAATTTACTATCAATGGTGCCTGCTTGATAGTGGAAGTCTATAATGGGTGCAATTTTTTTGATCAACTGGTTCAAAGGGTTATGTTGTATTATTTTGTACACTGTAGTGTCCCCCAGCTGTCTGAACACCTCCTCAAGATAGTCTGACCTGTCCATAACCACCGTCGCCCCGCCCTTATCTGCCGGTTTAATAATTAAGGATTTATCCGATGAAAGTTGTTCCAACGAAAGTCTCTCTGACTGTGTGAGATTGGTATGGAAGTGGAACTTCCCACGGTCCATCTCCCGAGTCAGTGTGTGAATGTCCCTCTCAACAAGGGAAACGAAGGTCTCCACTGGTGGGTTGGACCGTGGTGGCATGTAGGAGCTCGGAGTCCGTAACCCCAAGTCACGGAGTTCAAGAAGAGTCTTATCACGTCCGGAACAGATGGGTATGGCAGGTTGTTCTGAGAAGTGTACACGCAATCTAATGTTGCGATAGAACCTCTGTAAGTCCATATTGAGTTCAAATGAATTGAACTTGTACGTAGGGCAAAAGGATAGACCCTTCTGGAGTACAGTTGATGTGTGTCCAGGTTTTTGGAAGAGATGTTAACTACCAGCGGGAGGTCCTTACCTGTGAGCGTGTTGCCATCTGATTTCTGGGTTCCCCGGCGGCATTGGCCCCCCCTCCTCGTCTTCCCTTTGGACGGCTGCGGTTGTTCCCTAAAAAAGAATGGGAGGAAGAAGAATTTGAGGTGCCGGGCCTGCTGTCGATGGAACCAGAAGAGCTTAGTGAGCTGTGGCGCCTGGTGGAGTGCTGAGTATCTCGCCACTGGTAGACACGGTTCTGCAGGTAGTCCTCGGTGTCCCTCAAGAATTTGGATCTTTTTCTCTTCTCCAATTCCAATCTGTGTGACCGTAATAGCTCCAGATTCTTTGTCTTGAGTTCCTGGAATTCTTCCTGAGGCAGGGTACTGGTCAGTTGACTCTCGATCGCGTTGATTTGGGCATTCACTGTTTCCAGGTTCTTTTGAAGGTAGGAAAGGGTTAAAGTCATAAGGTCCGCGGAACATTTGTTCAGAATATGTTCAAACTTCGTGCAATAGTCTTTATCTTCCCTGAAGAAGGTCGGTTGTAAGGGGACCCGCAATCCCCGTGGGATCCTCTGGACACGGAGGTATTCAGCTATTGTAATAATGTGCAGTTCTAGGTTAACTGCTCTTCTAGACTCGCGTTCCAAGTCGCGATTCTTGAGTTCTTTGGCAGGAATCTGAAGAAAGTCGCTGGGCGCGGTAACTTTGGACAGAATTTCCGCCGCCTCTGTTGCGTTGAAGGAGAAGGTCTCACTCGACATCATCCAAGGTGCTCGTGGAAGGATAGAGCATGTAATAATATAGAGCACGACACTCTTGGCTTCTAGGAGGTGCGCAAGTTGGGTTTCCAACCCATCAAAtcaatgcaataaatacttggcactcaggagatctttttgtatgatagaaagtgaacaattcgtttattgggtgcatccacaatttaaacgttttcggtctacttaacagaccttcatcagaaacagataCTGGAATACTGCAATACATATGTAAGAATACAAAGACATATTGTTAAGAAAGGTAACATGATGCACAATCTCAATACAGACATAATACATAATATTTGAGAAGAATAAATACATCATAAGAGAAGAGACACACAACGACTACTGTGGCGGACAGGATGGATCCGGCCTGGTGTCCCGTGAGTCGTGAGCCTCGTTACAGGAGATACTACGGACTGTGAACGTGTAAAGGAAAGGAATATGATAAAATGATGACCTCAAGTCCCAGTAAAGAAACTAGATGGGCTATGTGATAACCTCCCCCACTAGAACAATGAAGGATACTGCGAATGAGGTGACTACCCAAAATGCGGGATCAGAGGGTTAAGGTGCGAGCTGAAGTGCCTATGACATGGAAACAAAAGATATGAGCACATAATCAGAACATGTAGAACCACATAAACATGCCATATAGTAGGTATCGTATAGGATAGCTAGATGTGAGGCCCGGGTGGGCGTGCTATATGCTGAGACTAGTCCAGGTCTGAGACCACCAGGAATCTATATGAGCGGGAATCAAACCTACAGGCCAGAAATACTGCCCGTAGATCTGAGGAtaaagaaaaggagaaaaaaaaaaaaaaaagaaaaaaagaaaacggaGAAGAAGGACAAATACGGAGAAGAAGGACAAATATAGAGGAGATTGAGATGAATAAGGACAAATAGAAGACTAGAAGCCCCCCTGGaggtacctggaagccacgaagagtgaatgtgggcccacaggggtgccaacaataGGCACAGTCCGGGAGAGCAGGGCGCCTGAATGACA
This region of Ranitomeya imitator isolate aRanImi1 chromosome 1, aRanImi1.pri, whole genome shotgun sequence genomic DNA includes:
- the LOC138656717 gene encoding uncharacterized protein isoform X2 produces the protein MFRGPYDFNPFLPSKEPGNSECPNQRDRESTDQYPASGRIPGTQDKESGAITVTQIGIGEEKKIQILEGHRGLPAEPCLPVARYSALHQAPQLTKLFWFHRQQARHLKFFFLPFFFREQPQPSKGKTRRGGQCRRGTQKSDGNTLTESLVTPHVLSTGLSSHALLPLRVTRPSTSALLLQLQFLQGALLSRTVPIVGTPVGPHSLFVASRHFSSHLNPLIPHFG
- the LOC138656717 gene encoding uncharacterized protein isoform X1; the protein is MMSSETFSFNATEAAEILSKVTAPSDFLQIPAKELKNRDLERESRRAVNLELHIITIAEYLRVQRIPRGLRVPLQPTFFREDKDYCTKFEHILNKCSADLMTLTLSYLQKNLETVNAQINAIESQLTSTLPQEEFQELKTKNLELLRSHRLELEKRKRSKFLRDTEDYLQNRVYQWRDTQHSTRRHSSLSSSGSIDSRPGTSNSSSSHSFLGNNRSRPKGRRGGGANAAGEPRNQMATRSQNR